The Vagococcus penaei genome includes the window CCATGGACTCATTGGAGATGGACGTCCAATTGGTGCTTTACCTTCACCACCACCGTGTGGGTGATCGTTAGGGTTCATTACGCTACCACGTACAGTCGGACGTTTACCCATCCAACGGCTACGACCAGCTTTACCGATGTTAATTAATTCGTGTTGTTCGTTACCTACAGTACCGATTGTTGCACGACAAGTACCTAAGATCATGCGAACTTCTCCTGAGTTAAGACGAACTAATACGTATTTACCTTCTTTACCAAGTACTTGAGCACTTGTTCCAGCAGAACGGATTAATTGTCCACCTTTACCAGGTTTTAATTCGATGTTATGTACAACAGTACCTACAGGAATATTTACTAATGGTAATGCATTACCGATTTTAATATCAGCATTCTCACCAGAAGAAATTTGTGTTCCTACAGTTAATCCTTTAGGTGCTAAAATGTAAGTTTTAACCCCGTCAGTATAGTGAACTAATGCAATATTAGCTGATCTATTTGGATCGTACTCAATTGTTTTAATAGTACCAACCACATTATCTTTATTACGTTTAAAGTCAATTAAACGGTATTGGCGTTTGTGTCCGCCGGCTTGATGACGTACAGTAATTTTACCTTGGTTGTTACGTCCAGCGTTTTTCTTTAAAGGCTGTAATAACGTTTTTTCTGGCGTCGAAGTCGTGATTTCAGCAAAGTCTGAACCAGTCATGTTACGACGGCCATTAGTGGTAGGTTTATACTTTTTAATCGCCACGTGATTTCCCTCCTACTTAAAATTTGATGTTTAATTACTCAGCATCAAAAATTTGAATGTCTTTTGATTCTTCAGTTAATTGTACGATAGCTTTACGACGTTTTTTAGTATATCCAGCGTGTTTACCCATTCTTTTGAATTTTGGTTTCACGTTCATGATATTTACTTTTTTAACTTTTACGCCGAAAACAGCTTCTACAGCTTGCTTAACTAATGTCTTGTTGGCTCTTACGTCAACTTCAAACGTGTATTTTTTGTCGTCCATAGCTGCTACAGACATTTCTGTAATAACTGGGCGTTTGATTACATCGATTAATTCCATTATGCAAGCACCTCCTCTACCTGAGTCAGAGCTGTTTTAGTGATTAATAATTTGTCAGCAGATACTACATCAAGTACGCTTACGTTATCAGATTCTACAATAGAAACATTTGGTAAGTTACGTCCAGATAAAGCTGCAAAATCATTGCCACTTTCTAAAACAACTAATACTTTTGTGTCAACACTTAAGTTTGTTAACATTTGTTTGAATTCTTTTGTTTTTGGAGCATCGAAAGCTAAGCCTTCAACTACTACAAATTTGTTTTCAGCAACTTTTGCAGATAATACTGATTTAATTGCTAAGCGACGAACTTTTTTAGGAAGTTTGTAGCTATAAGAACGTGGTGTTGGTCCAAAGACAACTCCACCTCCACGCCATTGTGGTGAGCGGATAGATCCTTGACGCGCACGACCTGTTCCTTTTTGACGCCATGGTTTACGTCCACCACCGCGAACCGCACTACGGTTTTTCACAGCGTGTGTTCCTTGTCTTAATGAAGCACGTTGCATAATAATTGCATCGAAAACAACATTTTCATTTGGTTCAATGCCAAAAATCGCTTCGTTTAAAGTGATTTCGCCATTTTGAGTTCCATCTTGTTTAAATAATGCTACAGATGTCATTCTTTAGTTCCTCCTCTCCCACAGTTATTTAGCAGCCTTAACTGCTGTTTTAATTTCGATTAATGATTTTTTAGATCCAGGTACATTACCTTTAACTAAAATAACATTTTTATCTGTATCTACTCTAACGATCTCTAAGTTTTGAATCGTCACACGATCTCCACCCATACGACCAGCTAATTTTTTACCTTTTAATACGTGGTTAGGATCAACAGGACCCATTGAACCAGGACGACGGTGGTAACGAGAACCGTGAGACATAGGTCCACGACTTTGTCCATGACGTTTGATAACCCCTTGGAATCCTTTACCTTTTGTTGTACCTGTTACATCAACGATGTCTCCAGCTTGGAACACATCCACTGTAATTTCTTTTCCTACTTCGTATTCTCCAAGCTCAACATTGCGTAATTCTTTAATGAAGCGCTTAGGAGCAGTATTTGCTTTCGCAACATGACCTTTAGCAGGTTTGTTTGACAATACTTCACGTTTGTCTTGGTATCCAATTTGAATCGCTTCATAGCCATCCGTCTCTACAGTTTTAACTTGTAAAACAACGTTTGGTGTTGCTTCGATAACAGTAACTGGAATTAATTCACCATTTTCCGTGAAAACTTGTGTCATTCCTACCTTTTTACCTAAGATTCCTTTAGTCATGAGTACACCTCCATGATCTTATTTTTTATAATTTAATTTCAATGTTTACACCACTTGGTAAGTCTAGCTTCATTAAAGCGTCAACTGTTTTTGGTGTAGGACTTACGATGTCGATTAGACGTTTATGAGTTCTCATTTCGAACTGCTCGCGTGAATCTTTGTATTTGTGTGTTGCACGAATAACTGTATAAACTGAACGTTCTGTTGGTAATGGAATTGGTCCAGAAACCTCAGCACCTGTTCTTTTTGCTGTTTCTACAATTTTTTCTGCAGATTGATCTAATACACGATGTTCATACGCTTTTAAACGGATACGAATCTTTTGTTTTGCCATCTTGTTTCCCTCCTTCGCCTATTTTAAAAGTAGACATAGCTCCACGAAAATTTTTCCAACACGCCTCCATGGCAATGCTCCCTGGCGTGTCGCAACCTCTCGTTTCGACGCCACAATTATTTCCTTTGGATACTGAATACTCTTTTGTTCAGCACCTGTAAAATTATACTAAATAAATACCGATATATCAAGCACTTTTGAGAAGTTTTTCAAAAAAAATTTATTCTTATAAAAAAAGGTTGAAAACCGAAGTTTCCAACCTTACGTCCGAACAGGTAAAACTTATTTAATTTGGATTAATTATCCAACGATTGTAGTTACAACGCCTGAACCAACAGTACGTCCGCCTTCACGAATTGAGAAACGAGTTCCTTCTTCGATAGCGATTGGGTGAATTAAAGTTACGTCCATAGCTACGTTATCACCAGGCATTACCATTTCAGTTCCTTCTGGTAAATCTACAACACCTGTAACGTCAGTTGTACGGAAGTAAAATTGTGGGCGGTAGTTTGTAAAGAATGGAGTATGACGTCCACCTTCTTCTTTAGATAAAACATAAACTTCCGCTTTAAATTTTGTATGTGGAGTGATTGTTCCAGGAGCAGCTAATACTTGTCCACGTTCGATATCATCACGAGATACCCCACGTAATAAAGCACCAATGTTATCTCCAGCTTCAGCGTAATCTAATAATTTACGGAACATTTCAACACCAGTAACTGTTGTTTTCTTAGTATCTTCAGCGATACCAACGATTTCTACTTCGTCTCCAACGCGAACTTGTCCACGTTCAACACGTCCAGTAGCAACTGTACCACGTCCAGTAATTGAGAATACGTCCTCAACTGGCATCATGAATGGTTTGTCAGTGTCACGTTCTGGAGTTGGGATGTACTCGTCAACTGCAGCCATTAATTCTAAGATTTTTGCTTCGTATTCTTCTTCGCCTTCTAAAGCTTTTAATGCAGAACCAGCAACGATTGGAGTATCGTCTCCTGGGAAGTCGTATTCAGTTAATAAGTCACGAACTTCCATTTCTACTAATTCTAATAATTCTTCGTCATCAACCATATCCATTTTGTTTAAGAATACAACGATGTAAGGAACACCTACGTTACGAGATAATAGAATGTGTTCACGAGTTTGTGGCATTGGGCCATCAGCAGCAGATACTACTAAGATAGCGCCGTCCATTTGAGCAGCTCCAGTAATCATGTTTTTAACATAATCCGCGTGTCCTGGGCAGTCTACGTGAGCGTAGTGACGAGCTTCTGTTTCATACTCGATGTGAGACGTGTTAATTGTAATTCCACGTTCTTTTTCTTCTGGAGCGTTATCGATATCAGCATAGTTTTGAGCTTCACCGAAACCGTTTTTAGCTAAAACTGTAGCGATTGCTGCAGATAATGTTGTTTTACCGTGGTCAACGTGTCCGATTGTACCGATGTTAACATGGGCTTTCGAACGATCAAATTTTTCTTTTGCCATTTTTCTAATTCCTCCTAATATTTAAAGGTCATTTATAATAATATATTGAGGAAGGAATAAAAGCAACTCCTATTCCTTCTACCAATATATTTTACATGATAATGTTCGCTTTTCCTAGTCTAAACTAGTTAGCAGAACCACCATTTTTCTTAATAATTTCTTCTTGAATAGATTTAGGAACGTCTTCATAATGATCAAATACCATCATGAATGTACCACGACCTTGTGTTGCAGAACGTAATGTAGTCGCATAACCGAACATTTCAGCTAATGGCACAATCGCGTTAACGATTTGTGAATTTCCATGAGCTTCCATACCTTCAACACGTCCACGACGAGCTGTAACGTGACCCATGATATCACCTAAGTATTCTTCAGGAACAGTAATCGTTACTTTCATCATTGGCTCTAAAATAACTGGATTTGCTTTTTTAGCAGCAGCTTTTAATGCCATAGACGCAGCCACACGGAATGCTGTCTCATTTGAATCGACATCATGGTAAGAACCATCATAAAGTTTTGCTTTAATATCCACTAATGGATAGCCAGCTAATACCCCAGAGTTCATTGAGTCGCTTAAACCTTTTTCAACTGCAGGAATGTATTCACGTGGAACCACACCACCGACAATTGCATTTTCAAACTCGAAGCCTTTTCCTTCTTCATTTGGTGTGAATTCAACCCATACGTGACCGTATTGACCTTTACCACCAGATTGACGAACGAATTTACCTTCAGCTTGACAGCCAGCTCTGAATGTTTCACGATATGACACTTGTGGCGCACCAACGTTAGCTTCAACGCGGAACTCACGGCGCATACGGTCAACTAATACATCTAAGTGAAGCTCACCCATACCAGAGATAACTGTTTCACCAGTTTCTACGTTAGTTTCAACGCGGAATGATGGATCTTCTTCAGCAAGCTTTTGAAGAGCCACACCCATTTTATCTTGGTCAGCTTTTGATTTTGGTTCAACAGCGACTTGGATAACTGGTTCTGGGAATTCGATTGATTCAAGGATAACTGGTGCATCTAAAGCACATAATGTGTCTCCAGTTGTTGTATCTTTAAGACCAACAGCTGCAGCAATA containing:
- the rplB gene encoding 50S ribosomal protein L2 is translated as MAIKKYKPTTNGRRNMTGSDFAEITTSTPEKTLLQPLKKNAGRNNQGKITVRHQAGGHKRQYRLIDFKRNKDNVVGTIKTIEYDPNRSANIALVHYTDGVKTYILAPKGLTVGTQISSGENADIKIGNALPLVNIPVGTVVHNIELKPGKGGQLIRSAGTSAQVLGKEGKYVLVRLNSGEVRMILGTCRATIGTVGNEQHELINIGKAGRSRWMGKRPTVRGSVMNPNDHPHGGGEGKAPIGRPSPMSPWGKPTLGYKTRSKKAKSDKFIVRRRKSK
- the rplW gene encoding 50S ribosomal protein L23 is translated as MELIDVIKRPVITEMSVAAMDDKKYTFEVDVRANKTLVKQAVEAVFGVKVKKVNIMNVKPKFKRMGKHAGYTKKRRKAIVQLTEESKDIQIFDAE
- the rplD gene encoding 50S ribosomal protein L4; the encoded protein is MTSVALFKQDGTQNGEITLNEAIFGIEPNENVVFDAIIMQRASLRQGTHAVKNRSAVRGGGRKPWRQKGTGRARQGSIRSPQWRGGGVVFGPTPRSYSYKLPKKVRRLAIKSVLSAKVAENKFVVVEGLAFDAPKTKEFKQMLTNLSVDTKVLVVLESGNDFAALSGRNLPNVSIVESDNVSVLDVVSADKLLITKTALTQVEEVLA
- the rplC gene encoding 50S ribosomal protein L3 is translated as MTKGILGKKVGMTQVFTENGELIPVTVIEATPNVVLQVKTVETDGYEAIQIGYQDKREVLSNKPAKGHVAKANTAPKRFIKELRNVELGEYEVGKEITVDVFQAGDIVDVTGTTKGKGFQGVIKRHGQSRGPMSHGSRYHRRPGSMGPVDPNHVLKGKKLAGRMGGDRVTIQNLEIVRVDTDKNVILVKGNVPGSKKSLIEIKTAVKAAK
- the rpsJ gene encoding 30S ribosomal protein S10 gives rise to the protein MAKQKIRIRLKAYEHRVLDQSAEKIVETAKRTGAEVSGPIPLPTERSVYTVIRATHKYKDSREQFEMRTHKRLIDIVSPTPKTVDALMKLDLPSGVNIEIKL
- the tuf gene encoding elongation factor Tu, whose protein sequence is MAKEKFDRSKAHVNIGTIGHVDHGKTTLSAAIATVLAKNGFGEAQNYADIDNAPEEKERGITINTSHIEYETEARHYAHVDCPGHADYVKNMITGAAQMDGAILVVSAADGPMPQTREHILLSRNVGVPYIVVFLNKMDMVDDEELLELVEMEVRDLLTEYDFPGDDTPIVAGSALKALEGEEEYEAKILELMAAVDEYIPTPERDTDKPFMMPVEDVFSITGRGTVATGRVERGQVRVGDEVEIVGIAEDTKKTTVTGVEMFRKLLDYAEAGDNIGALLRGVSRDDIERGQVLAAPGTITPHTKFKAEVYVLSKEEGGRHTPFFTNYRPQFYFRTTDVTGVVDLPEGTEMVMPGDNVAMDVTLIHPIAIEEGTRFSIREGGRTVGSGVVTTIVG